One window of the Streptomyces asoensis genome contains the following:
- a CDS encoding N-acetylmuramoyl-L-alanine amidase — protein sequence MGDGKSDSDRRIGRRALLIGGAAAAVGTGVLAREELARLYWRLPGVRRQRVEGAVDFRGARWVAASEANFRWADRPDDYGIDMVVVHVTQGDLDSAVKAFEDPGHKAAAHYIVGKDGHVTQMIRELDVAYHAGNRAYNERSVGIEHEGFVDRPKDFTDAMYAASARLTAAICRRYDIAVDREHIIGHVEVPGTDHTDPGEHWDWDRYLRLVREAQATAA from the coding sequence ATGGGGGACGGGAAGAGCGACTCCGACCGGCGGATCGGGCGGCGCGCCCTGCTGATCGGCGGGGCGGCGGCCGCCGTCGGCACGGGCGTGCTGGCGCGCGAGGAGCTGGCGCGGCTGTACTGGCGGCTGCCGGGCGTGCGCAGGCAGCGGGTGGAAGGCGCCGTGGACTTCCGGGGCGCCCGGTGGGTGGCGGCGTCGGAGGCGAACTTCCGCTGGGCGGACCGGCCGGACGACTACGGGATCGACATGGTCGTCGTCCATGTCACGCAGGGCGACCTCGACAGCGCGGTGAAGGCGTTCGAGGACCCGGGGCACAAGGCGGCCGCGCACTACATCGTCGGCAAGGACGGGCACGTCACGCAGATGATCCGAGAGCTGGACGTGGCGTACCACGCGGGCAACCGCGCGTACAACGAGCGCAGTGTCGGCATCGAGCACGAGGGCTTCGTGGACCGGCCGAAGGACTTCACCGACGCGATGTACGCCGCCTCCGCCCGGCTGACCGCCGCGATCTGCCGGCGGTACGACATAGCCGTCGACCGCGAGCACATCATCGGGCATGTGGAGGTGCCGGGCACGGATCACACCGACCCGGGCGAGCACTGGGACTGGGATCGGTATCTGCGGCTCGTGCGGGAGGCGCAGGCCACGGCCGCCTGA
- the mnmA gene encoding tRNA 2-thiouridine(34) synthase MnmA — MTETSQRSRPLRVLAAMSGGVDSAVAAARAAEAGHDVTGVHLALSANPQSFRTGARGCCTIEDSRDARRAADVIGIPFYVWDLADRFREDVVDDFVAEYEAGRTPNPCLRCNEKIKFAALLDKALALGFDAVCTGHYAKVLVNEDGTRELHRASDMAKDQSYVLGVLDDRQLAHALFPLGDTVTTKDEIRAEAERRGLAVAKKPDSHDICFIADGDTQGFLANRLGRAEGDIVDESGAKVGTHEGAYGFTIGQRKGLRIGTPAADGKPRYVLDISPVNNTVTVGPAASLDVAALTAIRPRWCGAAPTGPGTYTAQLRAHGGETEVRAELVDGSLEVTFTEPVRGVAPGQAIVLYDDTRVVGSATIASTVRATAGVA; from the coding sequence ATGACTGAGACCTCGCAGCGCTCCCGCCCCCTTCGCGTACTCGCCGCCATGTCCGGCGGGGTCGACTCCGCCGTCGCCGCCGCCCGCGCGGCCGAAGCCGGCCACGACGTGACCGGCGTCCACCTCGCCCTCTCCGCGAACCCGCAGTCGTTCCGCACCGGCGCGCGAGGCTGTTGCACCATCGAGGACTCCCGCGACGCCCGCCGCGCGGCCGACGTCATCGGCATCCCGTTCTACGTCTGGGACCTCGCCGACCGCTTCCGCGAGGACGTCGTCGACGACTTCGTCGCCGAGTACGAGGCCGGCCGCACGCCCAACCCGTGTCTGCGCTGCAACGAGAAGATCAAGTTCGCCGCGCTGCTGGACAAGGCGCTGGCGCTGGGCTTCGACGCGGTGTGCACCGGCCACTACGCGAAGGTCCTCGTCAACGAGGACGGCACGCGCGAGCTGCACCGCGCCTCCGACATGGCCAAGGACCAGTCCTACGTCCTCGGCGTCCTCGACGACCGGCAGCTCGCCCACGCGCTCTTCCCCCTCGGCGACACGGTGACCACGAAGGACGAGATCCGCGCGGAGGCCGAGCGCCGGGGCCTGGCGGTCGCCAAGAAGCCCGACTCCCACGACATCTGCTTCATCGCCGACGGCGACACCCAGGGCTTCCTCGCGAACCGGCTGGGCAGGGCCGAGGGAGACATCGTCGACGAGTCCGGCGCCAAGGTCGGCACCCACGAGGGCGCGTACGGCTTCACCATCGGCCAGCGCAAGGGCCTGCGCATCGGCACCCCGGCCGCCGACGGCAAGCCGCGCTACGTCCTCGACATCTCCCCGGTGAACAACACGGTGACGGTCGGCCCGGCCGCCTCCCTGGACGTCGCCGCCCTGACCGCGATCAGGCCTCGCTGGTGCGGCGCCGCCCCGACCGGCCCCGGCACCTACACCGCCCAGCTGCGCGCCCACGGCGGCGAGACCGAGGTGCGGGCCGAACTCGTCGACGGCTCCCTCGAGGTCACCTTCACGGAGCCCGTCCGGGGCGTGGCCCCCGGCCAGGCGATCGTGCTGTACGACGACACGCGCGTGGTGGGCTCGGCGACGATCGCTTCCACGGTGAGGGCGACGGCCGGGGTGGCCTGA
- a CDS encoding alpha/beta fold hydrolase, whose amino-acid sequence MDKKTISRDGTELAYTRAGEGPAVILVSGAMSTGGTMAPLAGLLADRCTVLRYDRRGRGESGDTAPYAVEREVEDLAALIDAAGGEAALYGISSGGALVLEAAAAGLPVRRVAVYETPYAVDEEGAQRRAAYTADLTEALAQGRRGDAVELFLRLTGLAEEMIRGARQAPMWEGMEAIAPTLAYDDAVLGGGAPPRERLAAVGVPVLAVAGEASPPWLREATRAVADAVADGTYRELEGQTHMVDPNVLAPVLAEFLGSRG is encoded by the coding sequence ATGGACAAGAAGACCATTTCGCGCGACGGCACCGAACTCGCGTACACACGCGCCGGCGAGGGGCCCGCGGTCATCCTGGTGAGCGGGGCGATGTCCACGGGCGGCACCATGGCGCCCCTGGCCGGCCTGCTCGCGGACCGCTGCACGGTCCTCCGGTACGACCGCCGGGGCCGTGGCGAGAGCGGCGACACGGCGCCGTACGCGGTGGAACGCGAGGTCGAGGACCTGGCGGCCCTCATCGATGCGGCGGGCGGCGAGGCGGCGCTGTACGGCATCTCCTCGGGCGGCGCGCTGGTGCTGGAGGCGGCCGCCGCCGGGCTGCCGGTGCGGCGGGTGGCCGTGTACGAGACGCCGTACGCCGTGGACGAGGAGGGCGCACAGCGACGCGCCGCCTACACGGCGGACCTCACCGAGGCGCTCGCGCAGGGGCGGCGCGGGGACGCCGTCGAGCTGTTCCTGCGGCTGACCGGGCTGGCCGAGGAGATGATCCGGGGCGCCCGTCAGGCACCGATGTGGGAGGGGATGGAGGCCATCGCGCCGACCCTCGCCTACGACGACGCCGTCCTGGGCGGCGGTGCGCCGCCCCGGGAGCGGCTGGCCGCGGTCGGCGTCCCGGTCCTCGCCGTGGCGGGCGAGGCCAGTCCGCCGTGGCTGCGCGAGGCCACGCGCGCCGTCGCGGACGCGGTCGCGGACGGCACGTACCGCGAGCTCGAGGGCCAGACCCACATGGTGGACCCGAACGTCCTCGCGCCGGTGCTGGCGGAGTTCCTCGGGTCGCGCGGCTGA
- a CDS encoding DUF427 domain-containing protein — MTRGHTITIERGDRHIRVVHEGHVLAETDRALALRETGCPVRYYIPAEDVRLDLLTPSDTHTYCPFKGTASYWSLPDAADLVWAYPDPKPDVAEIKNHLCFYEVEVSEAEVPQAEVS, encoded by the coding sequence ATGACCCGAGGACACACGATCACGATCGAGCGGGGCGACCGGCACATCAGGGTCGTCCACGAGGGCCACGTGCTGGCCGAGACCGACCGGGCGCTCGCCCTGCGCGAGACCGGCTGTCCGGTGCGGTACTACATCCCCGCCGAGGACGTCCGGCTCGACCTGCTGACCCCCTCCGACACCCACACATACTGCCCGTTCAAGGGAACGGCGTCCTACTGGTCGCTGCCGGACGCGGCGGACCTCGTCTGGGCGTACCCGGATCCCAAGCCCGATGTCGCCGAGATCAAGAACCACCTGTGCTTCTACGAAGTGGAGGTCTCGGAGGCGGAAGTGCCGCAAGCGGAGGTGTCGTAG
- a CDS encoding TIGR00730 family Rossman fold protein, with amino-acid sequence MRICVFLSAADLDDRYTRPAREFAELLGKGGHTLVWGGSDTGLMKVVADGVQEAGGRLCGVSVGFLAAKARAGADEMVVARDLAERKRLLLEKSEAVVIMVGGTGTLDEATEILELKKHGHTDKPVVLLNTAGFYDGLKEQFRRMEDEGLLPRPLTDLVFFAEDPVGALAYLEESQGIA; translated from the coding sequence ATGCGTATCTGTGTCTTCCTCTCAGCCGCCGACCTCGACGACCGTTACACCCGCCCCGCGCGCGAGTTCGCCGAACTCCTCGGCAAGGGCGGCCACACCCTCGTGTGGGGCGGCTCCGACACCGGCCTGATGAAGGTGGTCGCGGACGGTGTGCAGGAGGCGGGCGGCCGGCTGTGCGGGGTCTCGGTGGGCTTCCTCGCGGCCAAGGCGCGGGCCGGGGCCGACGAGATGGTCGTCGCGCGGGATCTCGCCGAGCGCAAGCGGCTCCTCCTGGAGAAGTCCGAGGCCGTCGTGATCATGGTCGGCGGGACCGGCACGCTGGACGAGGCGACCGAGATCCTCGAACTGAAGAAGCACGGGCACACCGACAAGCCGGTGGTGCTGCTCAACACCGCGGGTTTCTACGACGGCCTCAAGGAGCAGTTCCGGCGCATGGAGGACGAGGGTCTCCTGCCCCGCCCCCTCACCGACCTGGTGTTCTTCGCGGAGGATCCGGTCGGGGCGCTGGCCTACCTCGAAGAGAGCCAGGGCATCGCGTGA
- a CDS encoding SDR family oxidoreductase, with the protein MAGMATHVITGAGSGIGAAVARRLHARGDELVLHARDAGRAKELAAEFPGARTLVGDLAEPAKLSWAFSHQTLPDRVDSLLHIAGVVDLGPVGDLTPKSWRHQLDVNLIAPAELTRHLLPQLRATRGHVVFVNSGAGLRASADWSAYAASKHGLKALADALRAEEHDNGVRVTSVYPGRTASPMQAKVHQQEGKEYDPGEWIDPESVATTILMAVDLPRDAEVNDLTVRPGR; encoded by the coding sequence ATGGCGGGCATGGCTACTCATGTGATCACCGGAGCCGGTTCCGGCATCGGCGCGGCCGTCGCCCGCCGCCTGCACGCGCGCGGGGACGAACTCGTGCTGCACGCGCGCGACGCGGGCCGCGCGAAGGAGCTGGCGGCGGAGTTTCCCGGGGCCCGGACCCTGGTCGGCGACCTGGCCGAGCCCGCCAAGCTGAGCTGGGCCTTCTCCCACCAGACGCTTCCCGACCGGGTGGACTCCCTGCTCCACATCGCCGGCGTGGTCGACCTGGGGCCGGTCGGCGACCTGACCCCGAAGTCCTGGCGCCACCAGCTCGACGTCAACCTGATCGCCCCGGCCGAGCTGACCCGCCACCTCCTGCCCCAACTCCGGGCCACCCGGGGACACGTGGTGTTCGTGAACTCCGGAGCGGGTCTGCGGGCGAGTGCCGACTGGTCCGCGTACGCCGCCTCCAAGCACGGCCTGAAGGCGCTGGCGGACGCCCTGCGCGCCGAGGAGCACGACAACGGCGTCCGCGTCACCTCCGTCTACCCCGGCCGCACCGCCAGCCCCATGCAGGCCAAGGTCCACCAGCAGGAGGGCAAGGAGTACGACCCGGGGGAGTGGATCGACCCCGAGTCGGTCGCGACGACGATCCTGATGGCCGTCGACCTGCCCCGGGACGCGGAGGTCAACGACCTGACGGTGCGGCCGGGGCGGTGA
- a CDS encoding methionine synthase → MNAHFSFGPATGVGSLPGGDAREAAKAATGSFEDFPFLAELPARGPGADMIGRTAGMLVELFARVEPSGWRIGDRPGRDTKRARSWLGEDLDALEEFTQGYEGQVKVQAVGPWTLAAALELKNGQSVLSDHGARRDLAGSLAEGLRLHLDEVRRRLPGARLVLQLDEPSLTAVLRGEVKTASGYHTHRAVDRQVVEATLREVVGVHGDGPVVVHSCAPDVPFALLRRAGAAAVSFDFSLLTERDDDTIGEAVEGGTRLFAGVVPGVDAPLSDPAGSVMGVRTLWRRLGLQPGLLTEAVTLTPSCGLAGASPAYARQALAHCARAARSLADNPE, encoded by the coding sequence GTGAACGCACACTTCAGTTTCGGCCCCGCCACCGGCGTCGGTTCCCTGCCCGGCGGTGACGCCCGCGAGGCCGCCAAGGCCGCCACCGGGTCCTTCGAGGACTTCCCGTTTCTCGCCGAGCTGCCGGCCCGCGGCCCGGGCGCCGACATGATCGGCCGCACCGCGGGGATGCTCGTCGAGCTGTTCGCGCGCGTGGAGCCCAGCGGCTGGCGGATCGGCGACCGGCCGGGCCGCGACACCAAGCGGGCCCGGTCCTGGCTGGGGGAGGACCTCGACGCGCTGGAGGAGTTCACGCAGGGCTACGAGGGCCAGGTGAAGGTGCAGGCCGTCGGGCCCTGGACCCTCGCCGCCGCGCTGGAGCTGAAGAACGGCCAGTCGGTGCTCTCCGACCACGGTGCCCGCCGCGACCTCGCCGGCTCCCTCGCCGAGGGGCTGCGCCTCCATCTCGACGAGGTGCGCCGCCGCCTGCCCGGTGCGCGGCTCGTGCTCCAGCTCGACGAACCCTCCCTCACCGCCGTCCTGCGCGGCGAGGTGAAGACCGCCAGCGGCTACCACACCCACCGCGCCGTCGACCGGCAGGTCGTGGAGGCCACGCTTCGGGAGGTCGTCGGGGTGCACGGCGACGGCCCCGTCGTGGTCCACTCCTGCGCCCCCGACGTCCCGTTCGCCCTGCTGCGCCGGGCCGGCGCGGCGGCGGTCTCGTTCGACTTCTCGCTGCTCACCGAGCGTGACGACGACACGATCGGCGAGGCGGTGGAAGGCGGTACCCGGCTGTTCGCCGGTGTCGTGCCGGGCGTGGACGCCCCATTGTCGGACCCTGCCGGTAGCGTCATGGGTGTCAGGACGCTGTGGCGCAGGCTGGGACTGCAACCGGGGCTGCTCACCGAGGCGGTCACGCTCACGCCGTCGTGCGGCCTCGCGGGAGCTTCTCCCGCGTACGCGCGCCAGGCCCTCGCCCACTGCGCCCGGGCGGCGAGATCTCTCGCGGACAACCCAGAGTAA